From Vicugna pacos chromosome 6, VicPac4, whole genome shotgun sequence, a single genomic window includes:
- the LOC102525018 gene encoding olfactory receptor 4K1-like, producing MAWNNKSVVTEFILLGLSSSRELQLFLFFIFSVLYGAAVLGNILIILTVITDSRLHSPMYFFLSNLSFIDVCQATFATPKMIADFLSEHKTITFQGCMSQIFFLHVFGGSEMVLLVAMAYDRYIAICKPLYYKTIMSRRVCSVLVGVSWAIGILHSASHLAFTVDLPFCGPNKVDNFFCDLPLVIRLACLDTYVLDILVLVNSGLLSLICFLLLLVSYTIILATVHRQASDGTCKALSTLSAHITVVVLFFGPLIFIYIWPFESFPIDKFISVFFTVFTPLFNPMIYTLRNKDVKEAMKRLRNRHVGSKQVF from the exons ATGGCAT GGAACAATAAGTCAGTAGTTACTGAATTCATTTTGTTGGGTCTGTCCAGCTCTCGGGAACTTCaactcttccttttctttatcttctctgTGCTTTATGGAGCTGCGGTGTTGGGAAATATCCTTATCATCCTCACAGTGATTACAGACTCTCGGTTGCATTCCCCAATGTACTTTTTTCTTAGCAATCTCTCCTTCATTGATGTGTGTCAGGCTACATTTGCCACTCCCAAGATGATTGCAGACTTCCTCAGCGAACACAAGACCATCACCTTCCAGGGATGCATGTCACAGATCTTTTTCTTGCATGTTTTTGGGGGCAGTGAGATGGTGCTTCTTGTGGCCATGGCCTATGATAGATACATTGCTATATGCAAACCTCTGTATTATAAGACCATCATGAGCCGAAGGGTGTGCTCTGTTCTGGTGGGGGTCTCCTGGGCTATTGGCATCCTACACTCAGCCAGCCACCTGGCATTCACAGTTGATCTTCCTTTCTGTGGACCCAACAAAGTGGACAATTTCTTTTGTGACCTCCCCCTTGTGATCAGGCTTGCCTGCTTAGACACCTATGTTTTAGATATTCTGGTGCTCGTGAACAGTGGCCTGCTCTCGCTTATCTGTTTCCTCCTTTTGCTAGTGTCTTATACTATCATCCTTGCTACTGTCCATCGCCAAGCCTCTGATGGGACATGCAAAGCACTTTCCACCCTGTCTGCCCATATCACTGTTGTGGTTCTGTTCTTTGGCCCATTAATCTTTATCTATATTTGGCCCTTTGAAAGCTTCCCAATTGATAAATTTATCTCTGTGTTTTTTACTGTCTTCACTCCTCTCTTCAACCCTATGATTTACACACTGAGGAATAAAGATGTAAAGGAGGCCATGAAGAGGCTGAGAAACCGACATGTGGGTTCCAAGCAAGTCTTTTAG